From bacterium:
TGCTCCAGCCGGAAGTTCCGCTCGAGGTCCGCGAGCAGGTGCTCCGCGTCCTTCCCGAGGGCGTTCCGGAAGAGGGTGAACCGCGCGGCGATCTTCGCCTCCTGCTTCGAGACCCGGGCGGCCACGTCGTAGTTGGAGCGGGAGTTCGTGATCCCGCGCCCGAGCACCTCGAGGTTCTCGTCGATCAGGACCGACTTGGTGGTGGTGGACCCGAGATCGATGCCGATGAACGTGCGCATGCCGCTTCTCCCTTAGTGATGCGTTTCATGTATACGGCAACGTATAAACGTTTGGTACTCAGACTCCGAGCTCGTGCCCACCCGTTTGGGGCACCTCCGGGACTCCCATTTCGGCTGCGTCGCCTCGGAGCGGGGGCTCCGTTCGTGGCTCGCCGTGCGGTGAACCTGCACGGCTGCGCTTTACCTCACTGCGCCCCCTCCTGCGGCGACTCCGCCGGACCCTACTGTTGCGTGCACCTTTCGTGCTGTCTTCCCGTTACGTTGCCGTATTCATGAAACGCAGCACTCACGCGCCGGACGCGGCGGCGGAGCCGCCGGCGCGGCGCTTCTGATCGATCATCTGGAAGTAGCTCTCGAGACGGTTCTTCACGTTCGCCGCGGAGAAGTACCGCGGGTCGACGAGGTCGGTCTCGATGAAGGCCCCCGGCTTCCCGGTGATCTTCTCGATCTCCCGCATCATGACGAGCTGGCCCGCGGAGAAGCTGTTGCAGCTCTTGATCGAGTTGATGAGCAGCCCGTCCGCTTCGTACTCCACGATGTTGCGCGCCAGCATGTCGACGCGGGTGGGCAGGTTCCGGTTCGTGTAGACCCCGAGGCAGTAGTCCGCGAGGGTCTCCAGCGGGTGGGCCGGGTCGTGCCGGAACCCGTCGTAGTCGTAGACGCCGCCGACCTTCGTGTACGAGGAGGCGACCACGACCGCGCCCGCCTCGGAGAACATCCTCCAGAAATCCCGGAACGAGGTCCAGTTCGGCGGCCCTTCGACAACGAGGCGGTAGTTTTCCTCCGGCATGTCGCCGTCCGGCGACTGGGCGCACAATCCCCGCTCGATCCGTTCCTCGATCTCTCCCCGGAGCAGCCGGTAATACTCGATCGCCTCGTCGGTCCCCCGGAAGGCGGTGAAGATCGGGCCCATGTAGTAGACGCCCCCGAAGTAGCAGTCGACGGGCGACGGCCTGTGCTTCGACGACTCGAGCATCCAGACGAGGTCGTTCTCGGCGATCGCCGACTTGCGCAGGTACTCCCGCAGGCGGTCGATGTCGAACTTCACGCCGGACACCTTCTCGAGGACCGGGATCACGTCCTCCTTGAGCTGCTTCACGATGTAGTCGCGCATGTTCCTCGTCGGCTGCCCGTCGGCGGCGTAGGGGACGTGCAGCATCACCGTGGGGCACTTGTACTGCTCCCGGAGCAGCTCGAACCACTTCATGAAGGTGAAGCACCCCGTGTAGCTGAGGAGCAGCACGTCCGGGTCGGGGAACGGCTTCCCGTTGGGGGCGATGTTCCCCTTCGCCATCATGCCGATGTCCGCCTTCACGTAGGTGCAGACGTCCTCGGAGTGCCCCGACCGCTCCGCCTCGGCAATCATCTCGCCGGATTTCTTGCGCATCGCGTTCTGGATCGCGTTGATCTCCGGGAGGTTGTTCGCGATGTCGAAGCACATGAGCAGTTCGTTCAGGTTCCCCGGGACGAAGGTGGACGACACCTTGGCCGTCCCGCCCGTGATCCGGTCGTAGTTGCGGCCGATCATCTCCTTCTGCTTCACCTGCGACAGGGACTTGACGACTTCCGGCCGGTTCATGACGCGCTCCAGAGTTTGATGGAGTCGGCGAAGGTGCCCGACTGTTCGCGGATCGGCTGCATCTGGCTCGAATTCTCGGCGTACTGGATGTGGATGTAGGGGATCCCGAGCGGCTCGATCCGGGAGATGATCATCGGCTTGTCGAGCAGCGCCGGGTCGCAGAAGCTTGGCGCCGCGAAGATGACGCCGTCGGCCTTCCGCTTCCGGACGGTGTCGATCAGGTAGCTCCCCTTTTTCGCGACGTCCGCCTCGTACTTGGCCGCCGTCTCCGCGGAGTGGAGGAGGAACGCCCGGGAGAGGTTTTCGATCGGGTCGCCCTCCGTCGGGACGTCCGCAAGAAGCCAGCGGGAGACGAGCAATAGGTCGTCGTCCACGATGTAGCAGCCGGACATCTCGAGCGACTTGATGAGGTTCAGCGGCGGCTGCTCGCAGAAGGCCCCGGTCAGCACCACCCGGCAGTTGTCCCGCAACGGGCGGTTCGCGGCCTCGGCGGCGGCCAGGTACTCC
This genomic window contains:
- the bcrB gene encoding benzoyl-CoA reductase subunit B, whose protein sequence is MNRPEVVKSLSQVKQKEMIGRNYDRITGGTAKVSSTFVPGNLNELLMCFDIANNLPEINAIQNAMRKKSGEMIAEAERSGHSEDVCTYVKADIGMMAKGNIAPNGKPFPDPDVLLLSYTGCFTFMKWFELLREQYKCPTVMLHVPYAADGQPTRNMRDYIVKQLKEDVIPVLEKVSGVKFDIDRLREYLRKSAIAENDLVWMLESSKHRPSPVDCYFGGVYYMGPIFTAFRGTDEAIEYYRLLRGEIEERIERGLCAQSPDGDMPEENYRLVVEGPPNWTSFRDFWRMFSEAGAVVVASSYTKVGGVYDYDGFRHDPAHPLETLADYCLGVYTNRNLPTRVDMLARNIVEYEADGLLINSIKSCNSFSAGQLVMMREIEKITGKPGAFIETDLVDPRYFSAANVKNRLESYFQMIDQKRRAGGSAAASGA